The Brachyspira aalborgi genome has a segment encoding these proteins:
- a CDS encoding bile acid:sodium symporter family protein: MKILKNISNFFGKNMAIIVLIVATLSLFFPKSVSFIKTSYVNYLLMIVMFGMGLTLKFEDFKVVFTRPKDIIIGAIAQFSIMPLLAFLLSIIFKLPTELAVGVILVGTCPGGTSSNVMTYLAKGDVALSVGMTSVSTILAPIVTPLLTLLYAGQRVNVNAVNMFISIVQVVIIPIGLGFIINRFFHKFTNHIKEILPLISVLAIVSIVAAVVSANSSRLMQVGYLIIIVVMLHNCLGYLLGFMIGKLLRLDNSKCKAISIEVGMQNSGLATSLASTHFAFIPLATVPGAIFSVWHNISGSIVANIMASKMK, from the coding sequence ATGAAAATATTAAAAAATATAAGTAATTTCTTTGGAAAAAATATGGCTATAATAGTATTGATAGTGGCTACATTATCTTTATTTTTTCCTAAATCGGTAAGTTTTATAAAAACGAGTTATGTCAATTATCTTTTAATGATAGTAATGTTTGGAATGGGACTTACTCTAAAATTTGAAGATTTTAAAGTCGTATTTACAAGACCGAAAGATATAATAATAGGAGCGATAGCTCAATTTAGCATAATGCCTCTTTTAGCATTTTTGCTTTCTATAATTTTTAAATTGCCTACAGAATTAGCGGTAGGAGTTATATTAGTAGGAACTTGTCCTGGCGGAACTTCCTCAAATGTTATGACTTATCTTGCAAAAGGAGATGTAGCTTTATCTGTTGGAATGACTTCGGTATCTACTATTTTAGCTCCAATCGTCACTCCTCTTTTAACTTTATTATACGCTGGGCAAAGAGTTAATGTAAATGCAGTTAATATGTTTATATCTATAGTTCAAGTCGTTATAATACCAATAGGATTGGGATTTATAATAAATAGATTTTTCCATAAATTTACAAACCATATAAAAGAAATACTGCCTCTTATATCCGTTCTTGCAATAGTTTCGATAGTAGCCGCAGTAGTTTCCGCTAATTCTTCAAGATTGATGCAGGTAGGGTATTTAATTATTATAGTAGTTATGCTTCATAACTGTTTAGGCTATCTATTAGGTTTTATGATTGGTAAATTGCTTCGTTTAGATAATTCAAAATGTAAGGCTATATCAATAGAAGTAGGAATGCAAAACTCTGGGCTTGCTACATCTTTAGCCTCTACTCATTTTGCTTTTATACCTTTGGCTACGGTTCCTGGCGCAATATTCAGCGTATGGCATAATATATCGGGTTCTATAGTTGCAAATATAATGGCTTCAAAAATGAAATAA